The following proteins are encoded in a genomic region of Deltaproteobacteria bacterium:
- a CDS encoding thrombospondin type 3 repeat-containing protein, producing the protein MTFKKSLFCFVIAFLAFYAAPAAVAHIDDADGDGIEDSADNCASDPNISQADDDGDGIGNDCDNCSAVSNADQTDDDADGVGDSCDLCLGLSSPVNYDFDGDGLGRKCDSDDDGDDGILDDGDGSGSTSDNYCTGGNTTSCDDNCTGTANADQTDSDGDAPDNTQDGLSGGDACDLDDDGDGWNDTTDNSPTVANDDQSDVDLDGFGDVSDNCASDSNSDQADLDGDGIGDICDSDADGDGYTADDGDCDNADSSLNPGAEEVCDDGIDQDCDDLDTSCDVTTTDVTTTTDADGDGYTAESDDCDDSNADVHPDAEEVCDDAIDNDCDGTADNEEVCPVSNESTDESAAEDDGGCQLNKGSRNSGLAGLILLALSLALVSIARRKTICRG; encoded by the coding sequence ATGACGTTTAAAAAATCATTATTCTGTTTTGTAATCGCCTTTTTGGCCTTTTATGCCGCCCCGGCGGCAGTGGCGCATATTGATGATGCCGACGGCGACGGGATTGAAGATTCCGCCGACAATTGCGCCTCCGACCCGAACATCAGCCAGGCGGACGACGACGGCGACGGCATCGGCAACGACTGCGACAACTGTTCTGCCGTCTCGAATGCCGATCAGACCGATGACGATGCCGACGGCGTGGGCGACTCCTGCGACCTCTGCCTTGGCCTTTCCAGCCCCGTCAATTATGACTTCGACGGTGACGGCCTGGGTCGAAAGTGCGATAGCGACGATGACGGCGACGACGGTATTTTGGATGATGGGGACGGCTCGGGAAGTACGTCGGATAACTACTGCACCGGTGGTAATACGACAAGCTGTGATGACAACTGTACCGGAACCGCAAATGCCGATCAGACCGATTCCGACGGCGACGCCCCGGACAACACCCAAGACGGCCTAAGCGGCGGCGATGCCTGCGACCTGGATGACGACGGCGACGGCTGGAACGATACCACCGACAACAGCCCCACCGTTGCCAATGACGACCAGAGCGATGTCGATCTCGATGGCTTTGGCGATGTGAGCGACAATTGTGCCTCCGATTCCAACAGCGATCAGGCGGACCTGGACGGCGACGGGATCGGCGATATCTGCGACTCGGACGCCGATGGCGACGGCTACACGGCTGATGATGGCGACTGCGACAACGCCGATTCGTCGCTCAATCCGGGCGCCGAGGAGGTTTGCGATGACGGCATCGACCAGGATTGCGACGACCTCGATACCTCCTGTGACGTAACCACCACTGACGTAACCACCACCACCGACGCCGATGGGGACGGATATACGGCGGAAAGCGACGACTGCGACGATTCCAATGCCGATGTCCATCCCGATGCGGAGGAGGTGTGTGACGACGCCATCGACAATGACTGTGACGGCACGGCGGACAACGAAGAAGTCTGTCCTGTGAGCAACGAAAGCACCGACGAGAGCGCCGCGGAAGACGACGGCGGCTGTCAGCTCAACAAAGGCTCCCGGAACAGCGGCCTTGCCGGTCTCATCCTGTTGGCCCTCTCTCTGGCCTTGGTATCGATCGCAAGGCGAAAAACGATTTGCCGCGGATGA
- a CDS encoding amidohydrolase family protein, translated as MKRLVIAMILLSAGSILPWGGIESVRFAGAQSGSPGYIDVHMHLDGRYRQQGGESGGPGGRRRPGGPGRGPGGPGGEDGGSIKDYESAAVNLISRMDRMGVAKALIMPPPQKSNQKGGYTYKDLLEVVRKHPDRLALAGGGGELNPMIVGTDSSAVTAAIKAEFEKKAEEIVGDGARAFGEMTALHFSFHEGHPFEQVAADHPLFLLLADIAARYNIPVDLHMEAVLKDRSLPPRPANMSSANPSTIKATIPGFERLLDHNKSAKIVWQHVGWDNTGEMTPDLVRRLLQAHSNLYCAIHESRQILDENGKIREAWMKLITDYPDRFMIGADTFIGIPGKTKSKGPDMFDKTWLMLNQLPPDLAQKIGRTNAARVYGLN; from the coding sequence ATGAAACGACTAGTTATAGCGATGATCCTTTTAAGTGCCGGCTCGATTCTTCCCTGGGGAGGAATCGAGTCGGTGCGCTTTGCCGGCGCGCAATCGGGAAGTCCCGGTTACATTGACGTTCACATGCATCTTGACGGACGCTATCGGCAACAAGGGGGTGAAAGTGGCGGACCCGGCGGACGGCGAAGGCCCGGGGGCCCCGGAAGGGGCCCAGGCGGACCGGGAGGGGAGGATGGAGGGTCGATCAAAGATTACGAATCGGCCGCGGTCAATCTGATCTCCCGGATGGACAGGATGGGGGTGGCCAAGGCGCTGATCATGCCGCCGCCTCAGAAATCCAACCAGAAAGGGGGCTATACCTATAAAGATCTGCTCGAAGTGGTGCGAAAACATCCCGACCGGCTGGCCCTGGCGGGCGGAGGAGGGGAACTCAATCCGATGATTGTCGGCACCGACTCATCGGCGGTAACTGCGGCGATCAAAGCGGAGTTTGAAAAAAAGGCGGAAGAAATCGTGGGTGACGGCGCCAGGGCGTTTGGCGAAATGACGGCGCTCCACTTCAGCTTCCACGAGGGACATCCGTTTGAGCAGGTGGCGGCGGATCATCCCCTTTTTCTCCTGCTGGCCGATATTGCCGCCCGGTATAACATACCGGTCGACCTCCACATGGAAGCGGTATTGAAAGACCGATCCCTTCCCCCGCGTCCGGCAAATATGAGTTCCGCCAATCCGTCGACCATCAAGGCGACGATCCCCGGTTTTGAGCGTCTGCTCGATCACAACAAATCGGCCAAAATCGTCTGGCAGCATGTGGGGTGGGACAACACCGGCGAAATGACCCCCGATCTCGTCCGGAGGCTTCTTCAAGCCCATTCGAACCTCTATTGTGCGATTCACGAAAGCCGGCAGATCTTAGACGAGAACGGCAAGATCCGAGAGGCATGGATGAAACTCATCACCGATTATCCGGATCGGTTTATGATCGGGGCCGACACATTCATCGGGATTCCGGGCAAAACAAAATCAAAAGGGCCCGACATGTTCGACAAAACCTGGTTGATGCTTAACCAGCTTCCTCCCGACCTCGCCCAAAAAATCGGCCGCACCAATGCGGCGAGGGTGTATGGTTTAAATTAA
- a CDS encoding tetratricopeptide repeat protein, translating into MELIAKKYRVLKSLGQGAMGEVFLVLPPRGEPVALKLLKSFEPASGQAAISQFENEFKVLKKLSHPNIGKIGDYGFDPEQKKVFFTSPWLKGTDLYAATDGLPFEKCEDYFVQVLRAINYLHQKGIIHCDLKPGNIFVENDNILLIDFGLAGYWGESIVGTPTYLAPEIYRGEHHNVASDLYAVGVIFYNCLTRTQPFSGASLQEVYDRHRTYTPPPISQLNPKAPGYMSDVVSALLSKRPEERYPSASAVIEEIGAYSKTKYSVETPETLLSYLPTTSELIGRKEIQWRIENMVNDFLKGEKGAPFFGLFIYGDRGLGKTKFIGQIKNRLQLEKVVVEEAVLPLTEEDRHVLAGSRAVILEDMENYLTDPKGRGGLQAFLSFLEQKILSPETTRFLFVVSGTREADWAPFERLFPKDDFQFEKVKLAPFAGEETRVFLETVIGQKEIPENFVQEIYRDTAGNPGLCTQIIQSLIQQGLLFDESGRWSPDLLAHLSRALQKVEMPRSLEEQMELDYASFSSEEKEIVDWLAIAGHGLTPRALEKPTRLPKIRRILDAMEEKRIVRIEGGNNYVFYRQAMVPFVRKKIPIEEARRRHTRLAERDVGLSEALTWLHQSWGEDRVLAQTSLEKLADLMNQEGRKEEALEHYLNLQKTFFVAAPLSQRLNWIIKTADVLIWLNRFREACEMLSAIEKEAEKGADAIPLKSRLALWEKKGLSLLHQEKIEEAGRYFKGGLELAAGSADTRMEQIRFLNDLAEIEVLTGHLEKAIPGFAEARELAKQLAKSELKYITNNDLGHVYHQLKDYERAIPLLKGDAKLFSTMKSFEPLARALYSLAESYRAVKKFRKAVKEYKHCIGICQKENLFPVLLRAYNGLGNIYLADKKYEEALSTYQKAIDISVRLKDPTTKAALLANQGLIYRHEQNWTLSARRFLLARQILEEKEKRLPYEQMLLSKCYNELAHIARKEKDNLKALSFQVELAQMVEKTETLKGEQFATRRDLAELYLDNRLVDPFQAELARLDEWAKAPEEKAQVAALKERWAKIQICDQESTQKVS; encoded by the coding sequence ATGGAACTGATCGCCAAAAAATACCGCGTCCTCAAAAGCCTGGGGCAGGGGGCGATGGGGGAGGTCTTTCTGGTTTTGCCGCCGCGGGGGGAGCCGGTGGCGTTAAAACTCCTCAAATCGTTCGAGCCCGCCAGCGGGCAGGCGGCGATTTCCCAGTTTGAAAACGAGTTCAAAGTCTTGAAGAAACTCTCGCATCCCAACATCGGCAAGATCGGCGATTACGGCTTTGATCCGGAGCAGAAAAAGGTTTTTTTCACCTCCCCATGGCTCAAAGGGACCGACCTTTACGCCGCCACCGATGGGCTCCCCTTTGAAAAGTGCGAGGATTATTTCGTTCAGGTTTTAAGGGCCATCAACTATCTGCACCAGAAAGGGATCATTCATTGTGATTTAAAGCCGGGGAATATTTTTGTCGAAAACGACAACATCCTCCTTATCGACTTTGGCCTGGCCGGCTACTGGGGGGAGTCGATCGTGGGAACCCCCACCTATCTGGCCCCCGAAATTTACCGCGGCGAACATCACAATGTCGCCAGCGATCTCTACGCCGTCGGCGTCATTTTTTATAACTGTCTTACCCGCACCCAGCCCTTTTCGGGGGCCAGCCTGCAGGAGGTTTATGACCGGCACCGCACCTATACACCCCCTCCCATCTCGCAGTTGAATCCGAAGGCGCCCGGGTACATGAGCGATGTTGTGTCGGCGCTTTTGTCCAAAAGGCCGGAGGAGCGCTATCCCTCGGCCTCTGCCGTCATCGAGGAGATCGGAGCCTATTCCAAAACGAAATATTCGGTGGAAACGCCGGAGACGCTTCTTTCCTATCTTCCCACCACCTCCGAGCTGATCGGGCGGAAAGAGATCCAGTGGCGCATCGAAAACATGGTCAACGACTTTCTTAAAGGGGAAAAAGGGGCTCCCTTTTTTGGCCTCTTTATCTACGGGGACCGGGGGCTGGGAAAGACAAAATTCATCGGCCAGATCAAGAACAGACTCCAGCTGGAAAAGGTGGTTGTGGAGGAGGCGGTGCTCCCTTTAACCGAAGAGGATCGGCATGTTTTGGCCGGCTCCCGGGCGGTGATTCTTGAAGACATGGAAAACTATCTGACCGATCCGAAAGGGAGGGGAGGGCTTCAGGCGTTCCTTTCATTTCTCGAACAAAAAATTCTCTCGCCCGAGACGACCCGATTTCTGTTTGTGGTGAGCGGCACGCGTGAGGCGGACTGGGCGCCCTTCGAGCGGCTTTTTCCCAAAGATGATTTTCAGTTCGAAAAGGTGAAGCTCGCGCCGTTTGCCGGGGAGGAGACGCGCGTTTTTCTTGAGACCGTCATCGGCCAGAAAGAGATTCCGGAAAATTTTGTCCAGGAGATCTACCGGGATACCGCGGGAAACCCCGGCCTTTGCACGCAAATTATCCAAAGCCTCATTCAACAGGGGTTGCTCTTTGATGAGTCGGGCCGTTGGAGCCCGGATCTTCTGGCCCATCTTTCAAGGGCGCTTCAAAAGGTGGAGATGCCCCGGTCTCTTGAAGAGCAAATGGAGCTCGACTATGCCTCATTCTCGTCCGAAGAAAAAGAAATTGTCGACTGGCTGGCCATTGCCGGCCATGGGCTGACCCCCCGGGCGCTTGAAAAACCGACCCGTCTGCCGAAGATCCGCAGAATCCTGGATGCCATGGAAGAAAAGCGGATTGTGCGGATTGAGGGGGGAAACAATTATGTGTTTTATCGGCAGGCGATGGTCCCTTTTGTCCGCAAAAAAATCCCCATCGAGGAGGCCCGCAGGCGTCACACCCGTCTGGCCGAACGGGATGTCGGTCTTTCGGAGGCTTTGACCTGGTTGCATCAAAGCTGGGGGGAAGACCGCGTTCTGGCCCAGACGTCCCTTGAAAAACTGGCCGACCTGATGAATCAGGAAGGGAGAAAGGAAGAGGCGCTGGAGCATTACCTCAATTTGCAAAAAACATTCTTTGTTGCGGCCCCGCTTTCCCAGCGCCTGAATTGGATCATCAAAACCGCGGATGTCCTCATCTGGCTGAATCGGTTCCGCGAGGCCTGCGAGATGCTTTCGGCCATTGAGAAGGAGGCGGAAAAAGGGGCCGATGCCATTCCGTTAAAAAGCCGTCTGGCGTTATGGGAGAAGAAGGGATTAAGCCTTCTTCATCAGGAAAAAATCGAGGAGGCGGGCCGCTATTTCAAAGGGGGCCTTGAACTGGCCGCCGGGAGCGCCGATACCCGCATGGAGCAGATCCGGTTTTTAAACGACTTGGCGGAAATCGAGGTGCTCACGGGACATCTGGAAAAGGCGATTCCCGGATTCGCAGAGGCGCGGGAACTGGCAAAACAGCTTGCAAAGTCCGAGCTCAAATATATCACCAACAACGATTTGGGGCATGTCTACCATCAATTGAAGGACTATGAGCGGGCCATTCCCCTTTTGAAAGGGGACGCAAAACTCTTTTCGACCATGAAAAGCTTTGAGCCGCTGGCGAGAGCCCTCTATTCGCTGGCGGAGAGCTACAGGGCCGTCAAAAAATTCCGCAAGGCGGTAAAAGAATACAAACATTGCATCGGAATCTGTCAAAAAGAGAACCTCTTTCCCGTTCTCTTAAGGGCCTACAACGGTTTGGGAAACATCTATCTGGCCGACAAAAAATATGAAGAGGCGTTGAGCACCTACCAGAAGGCCATTGACATCAGCGTCCGCCTTAAAGACCCCACAACCAAGGCGGCCCTTTTGGCCAACCAGGGGTTGATCTATCGGCATGAGCAAAACTGGACTTTGAGCGCCCGCCGGTTTCTTTTGGCGAGGCAGATTCTGGAGGAAAAGGAAAAGCGGCTTCCGTATGAACAGATGCTTCTTTCCAAATGCTATAACGAACTGGCGCATATCGCCCGCAAGGAAAAGGACAACCTGAAGGCGCTCTCCTTTCAGGTGGAGCTGGCCCAGATGGTGGAAAAGACCGAGACCCTTAAAGGGGAGCAATTCGCGACCCGGCGCGACCTGGCGGAGCTTTATCTGGACAATCGTCTGGTTGACCCCTTTCAGGCGGAGCTGGCGCGTTTGGATGAGTGGGCAAAGGCGCCGGAAGAAAAGGCGCAGGTAGCCGCCTTGAAGGAGCGATGGGCGAAAATCCAGATCTGCGATCAGGAGAGTACGCAGAAAGTTTCGTAA